A genome region from Yoonia vestfoldensis includes the following:
- a CDS encoding ABC transporter substrate-binding protein — protein MTGISRRGLLKTGVAAGVLGLSGMPLRAQSRGGKFTAGLSGANTSDSWDGRTHSDVFMISAALGGVFDALTEVAADGSLQGELATSWEASPDAKVWTFNLRQGVTFHNGKPFGADDVIESLQLHVAEGSKSAAQPLVAAITEMRKITDHQVQFTLEAGNADFPYLLSDYHLLMYPAGQIEEAIAQGIGTGLYEVVSFDPGVRFVGRRYADHYKGDSAGFFDEVELIAINDNTARMNALLTGQIDAVNRIDFRLEPLLRANPNVRIQEVTGNQHYTFPMLTQSAPFNDVNVRRALKYGVDRQEMVDKILLGHGKVGNDSPIGPANQYYHAEMEQLEYDPDRAKYYLQQAGLDNLNIDLSASNAAFEGAVDAAQLYQASAAPAGININVIQEPADGYWSNVWLVKPFSASYWTGRSTEDWMFSSAYEAGVPWNDSQWDNARFQELLYSARAELDTDKRREQYYEMQQILRDDGGVIIPMFANFVQAVSNRVVTPDTVGNTAQMDNNRMLERWSLA, from the coding sequence ATGACTGGAATTAGCAGACGCGGATTGCTGAAAACGGGCGTCGCCGCAGGCGTGCTTGGGCTTTCGGGCATGCCGCTGCGCGCGCAAAGCCGGGGTGGCAAGTTCACCGCTGGCCTGAGCGGCGCAAACACATCGGACAGTTGGGACGGTCGGACACATTCAGACGTGTTCATGATCTCGGCAGCTTTGGGCGGTGTTTTCGACGCGCTGACCGAAGTGGCCGCCGACGGGTCGCTGCAAGGCGAGCTTGCGACAAGCTGGGAAGCCAGCCCCGATGCCAAGGTCTGGACCTTCAACCTGCGTCAGGGTGTGACCTTCCACAATGGCAAGCCCTTTGGCGCCGATGATGTGATCGAATCGCTGCAACTGCATGTTGCCGAAGGCTCGAAATCCGCCGCTCAACCGCTGGTCGCCGCGATCACCGAGATGCGCAAGATCACCGACCATCAGGTGCAGTTCACGCTGGAAGCAGGCAATGCCGACTTCCCCTATCTGTTGTCGGATTATCACCTGCTGATGTATCCCGCAGGCCAGATCGAAGAGGCCATCGCCCAAGGGATCGGCACGGGTCTTTACGAAGTCGTGTCCTTCGATCCGGGCGTGCGTTTCGTCGGGCGTCGCTATGCCGACCATTACAAGGGTGACAGCGCCGGTTTCTTTGACGAGGTCGAATTGATCGCGATCAACGATAACACCGCGCGGATGAACGCGCTGCTGACCGGCCAGATCGACGCCGTGAACCGGATCGATTTCCGTCTGGAACCGCTGTTGCGCGCCAATCCGAATGTCCGCATCCAGGAAGTAACCGGGAACCAGCATTACACTTTCCCGATGCTGACCCAGTCCGCACCTTTCAACGATGTGAACGTGCGCCGCGCGTTGAAATACGGTGTGGACCGTCAGGAAATGGTCGACAAGATCCTGCTGGGTCACGGCAAGGTCGGCAACGACAGCCCGATCGGCCCCGCAAACCAGTATTACCATGCCGAGATGGAACAGCTGGAATACGATCCAGACCGCGCCAAATATTACCTGCAACAGGCCGGGCTTGATAATCTGAACATCGACCTGTCGGCCTCGAACGCGGCCTTTGAAGGTGCGGTTGATGCGGCCCAGCTTTATCAGGCATCCGCCGCCCCTGCCGGGATCAACATCAATGTGATCCAGGAACCTGCGGACGGCTATTGGTCGAATGTCTGGCTGGTGAAACCGTTCTCGGCGTCTTACTGGACGGGCCGGTCCACCGAAGACTGGATGTTCTCATCCGCCTATGAGGCAGGTGTTCCGTGGAACGACAGCCAATGGGATAATGCACGGTTCCAGGAATTGCTCTATTCCGCACGGGCCGAGCTGGATACCGACAAGCGGCGGGAACAATATTACGAAATGCAGCAGATCCTGCGTGACGATGGCGGCGTGATCATCCCGATGTTCGCCAATTTCGTGCAGGCTGTCAGCAACCGCGTCGTGACCCCCGATACAGTCGGCAACACCGCGCAGATGGACAACAACCGCATGCTGGAACGCTGGTCGCTGGCGTAA
- a CDS encoding MarR family winged helix-turn-helix transcriptional regulator, producing the protein MPDNATSLAVSLFSEILAVDQLARASVAKVLPKGMELSHFSVLNHLAHSGAERSPAQLAKTFHLTRGAMTNTLHKLEWAGWVHIRPDWDDARRKMVSISPSGLSARDAAIAAIAPVIAEAVAKVGEEKVRIALPVLREMRLKLGQID; encoded by the coding sequence ATGCCCGACAATGCCACCAGCCTTGCCGTTTCCTTGTTCAGCGAAATCCTTGCCGTGGATCAGCTGGCGCGCGCCTCCGTGGCCAAGGTGCTGCCCAAGGGCATGGAATTGTCGCATTTTTCGGTGCTGAACCATCTTGCGCATAGCGGTGCCGAACGCTCGCCCGCGCAATTGGCCAAGACCTTTCACCTGACGCGCGGCGCCATGACCAATACGCTGCACAAACTGGAATGGGCCGGCTGGGTGCATATCCGCCCCGATTGGGACGATGCCCGCCGCAAGATGGTATCCATCAGCCCCTCGGGCCTGTCCGCCCGCGACGCGGCCATCGCCGCCATCGCGCCTGTTATCGCCGAAGCGGTCGCCAAGGTGGGCGAGGAAAAGGTCCGCATCGCCCTGCCTGTCCTGCGCGAAATGCGGCTCAAACTCGGTCAGATCGACTAG
- a CDS encoding IS1182 family transposase: MMGPRQEAQPALFYEFSLEDHIPTDHLLRSIDRFVDLSSIRAHLAEFYSHTGRPSVDPELLIRMLLVGYCFGIRSERRLCEEVHLNIAYRWFCRLDLIDRVPDHSTFSKNRHGRFRDSELLRHLFETTVARCIAEGLVSGQRMAVDASLIEADANKQNSTPKEDWHAASIDPADAPRAVREYLDTLDKAAFGAASEVQPKFTSHSDPASQWTAARKGPAFFSYSDNYLIDTDHGVILDVEPTRSIRQAEVGSTKTMLTRVKDKFGLVPDWMIADTAYGSGPMLGWLVDRKIDPYIPVIDKAGRPDGTWTRTDFDWDAQNDQYICPEGHGLKQFRRNYSDPNRGPTGKGTAKYRALKLTCQVCPSKPKCCPNADARSITREEHEDARQVARDLAKTDEYAIAMKLRKKVEMLFAHLKRILGLSRLRLRGPCGANDEFLLAATAQNLRKLAKIFPAPQQIRKA; encoded by the coding sequence ATGATGGGACCGAGGCAGGAAGCGCAACCGGCGCTGTTTTACGAGTTTTCGCTCGAGGATCACATTCCCACGGATCACCTGCTGCGATCCATCGACCGCTTCGTCGACCTGAGCAGCATCCGTGCCCATCTGGCGGAGTTCTATAGTCATACGGGCCGCCCGTCGGTCGATCCCGAACTGCTGATCCGGATGCTGCTGGTCGGATACTGTTTCGGCATCCGTTCAGAGCGGCGGCTCTGCGAAGAGGTCCATCTGAACATCGCGTATCGCTGGTTTTGTCGCCTCGATCTGATCGATCGTGTCCCGGATCACTCGACGTTTTCCAAGAACCGGCATGGGCGTTTTCGCGACAGCGAACTTCTGCGCCACCTGTTCGAGACGACTGTCGCGCGTTGCATCGCCGAAGGTCTGGTCAGCGGCCAGCGCATGGCGGTTGATGCCAGCCTGATTGAAGCGGATGCCAACAAGCAGAACTCCACGCCGAAGGAAGACTGGCACGCGGCAAGCATAGACCCGGCGGATGCGCCCCGCGCCGTCCGCGAGTATCTCGACACACTGGACAAGGCAGCCTTTGGCGCAGCAAGCGAGGTGCAGCCCAAGTTTACCTCGCATTCTGATCCCGCCAGTCAGTGGACAGCAGCCCGCAAAGGCCCTGCTTTCTTTAGCTATTCCGACAACTATCTCATCGACACGGATCACGGTGTCATCTTGGATGTGGAACCCACCCGCTCCATCCGGCAAGCCGAGGTTGGATCGACAAAAACCATGCTGACGCGGGTGAAAGACAAGTTTGGCCTGGTTCCTGACTGGATGATCGCCGACACTGCCTATGGCTCAGGCCCAATGCTCGGCTGGCTCGTGGATCGCAAGATCGATCCCTACATCCCTGTGATCGACAAGGCCGGACGCCCCGATGGGACCTGGACACGCACAGATTTCGACTGGGATGCGCAGAACGACCAATACATCTGCCCCGAGGGGCACGGGCTCAAGCAGTTCCGCCGTAATTATTCCGACCCGAACCGAGGCCCGACGGGCAAGGGCACCGCGAAGTATCGTGCGCTGAAGCTGACCTGTCAGGTTTGCCCATCCAAGCCGAAGTGCTGCCCTAATGCCGACGCCAGATCGATCACCCGTGAAGAACACGAAGATGCCCGTCAAGTTGCCAGAGATCTGGCCAAAACGGATGAATACGCGATTGCGATGAAGCTCAGGAAGAAGGTTGAGATGCTCTTTGCCCACCTCAAACGTATTCTCGGCCTGAGCCGGCTTCGATTACGTGGTCCATGCGGTGCAAATGACGAATTCCTCCTCGCCGCAACCGCCCAAAACCTTCGCAAACTCGCCAAGATATTTCCTGCACCGCAGCAAATACGCAAAGCCTGA
- the ubiG gene encoding bifunctional 2-polyprenyl-6-hydroxyphenol methylase/3-demethylubiquinol 3-O-methyltransferase UbiG, which produces MKQETMTAVITGAKKMSATNTVDPSEIAKFEAMAAEWWDLNGKFKPLHMMNPVRLDYITRQIAAEFGRDLQGPAPFAGLRLLDIGCGGGLLCEPMARLGAVVVGADAAERNIPVAQVHAAQSGLEIDYRHTTAEALAEAGEEFDVVLNMEVVEHVADPLGYLTACQQLLKPGGLHICSTINRNPKSFAMAIVGAEWVMRWLPKGTHEWTKFITPDELFALLEQAGLTPVDRKGFVFNPLRFTWAISDRDLSVNYVTAATKG; this is translated from the coding sequence ATGAAACAAGAAACCATGACCGCCGTAATCACCGGAGCCAAGAAAATGTCCGCAACCAACACCGTTGACCCCTCCGAGATCGCCAAATTCGAGGCGATGGCCGCCGAATGGTGGGATCTGAACGGCAAGTTCAAGCCGCTGCATATGATGAATCCGGTGAGGCTCGATTACATCACCCGCCAGATCGCGGCGGAATTCGGCCGTGATCTGCAAGGGCCTGCGCCTTTCGCGGGGCTGCGGTTGCTGGATATCGGTTGCGGCGGCGGGTTGCTTTGTGAACCGATGGCCCGGCTGGGGGCTGTGGTCGTGGGGGCCGATGCGGCCGAGCGCAATATCCCCGTGGCCCAGGTCCATGCCGCGCAATCGGGGCTGGAGATCGATTATCGCCACACCACCGCCGAAGCGCTGGCCGAGGCCGGCGAAGAATTCGACGTCGTGCTGAACATGGAAGTGGTGGAACATGTGGCAGACCCGCTTGGCTATCTGACGGCCTGCCAGCAATTGCTGAAACCGGGCGGTTTGCACATCTGTTCGACCATCAACCGCAACCCCAAATCATTCGCCATGGCGATTGTGGGCGCGGAATGGGTGATGCGCTGGCTGCCCAAGGGCACGCATGAATGGACGAAATTCATCACGCCCGATGAATTATTCGCGCTGCTGGAACAGGCCGGGCTGACTCCGGTGGACCGCAAGGGATTCGTGTTCAATCCGCTGCGGTTCACCTGGGCGATCAGTGATCGTGACCTGTCGGTAAATTATGTGACTGCCGCGACCAAGGGCTGA
- a CDS encoding ABC transporter permease, which translates to MIWFAAALLGFAALAWGFRFAGQAATGRAPYFRDMTFGVAYGYILAVAALVWLVWAYMQGRSPDPAVANKFFFLRIAVEGFIIFAIAAWLFRALGRSIGTPQTKRLFRSMPLTAAFGIMMILIYVFVAVFASFLAPYGQAEIIRGVPANIMPGGDIALGGNPDFPLGTDQIGRDILSRLIYGAQNTVGIAFVTTVIAFLLGGSMGFLAATLGGWLDQLLSRIVDVLMAIPSLIFALLLMTIASVWAPRLGIPQTYFMILIIAVIDSTRVYRLARAVGQNIVVMDYIEAAKLRGEGMGYLMFREILPNATAPLLAEFGLRFCFVFLTIASLSFLGVGIQPPLADWGTMVRDLGGFVNFAQFAPMVATPPLLAAGAIALLAVAVNFVVDWMLHKSSGLKD; encoded by the coding sequence ATGATCTGGTTCGCTGCGGCATTGCTGGGGTTTGCGGCCTTGGCCTGGGGGTTCCGCTTTGCGGGGCAAGCAGCAACGGGCCGCGCCCCCTATTTCCGCGACATGACCTTTGGCGTGGCTTATGGCTATATCCTTGCGGTGGCGGCGCTGGTCTGGCTGGTCTGGGCCTATATGCAAGGGCGCAGCCCTGATCCGGCGGTCGCCAACAAGTTCTTTTTCCTGCGTATCGCGGTCGAAGGCTTTATCATCTTTGCCATTGCCGCCTGGCTGTTTCGTGCGCTGGGGCGCAGCATCGGTACGCCACAGACCAAACGCCTGTTCCGGTCCATGCCGCTGACGGCGGCTTTCGGGATCATGATGATCCTGATCTATGTCTTTGTCGCGGTTTTCGCGTCTTTCCTTGCGCCATATGGGCAGGCCGAGATCATTCGGGGCGTGCCGGCCAATATCATGCCGGGGGGCGATATCGCGCTGGGCGGCAACCCCGATTTCCCGCTGGGCACCGACCAGATCGGCCGCGATATCCTGAGCCGTCTGATCTATGGCGCGCAGAATACGGTGGGCATCGCCTTTGTCACCACGGTGATCGCGTTCCTTTTGGGCGGCAGCATGGGCTTTCTGGCGGCGACGCTGGGGGGCTGGCTGGATCAATTGCTGTCGCGGATCGTCGATGTGCTGATGGCGATCCCGTCGCTGATCTTTGCGCTGTTGCTGATGACCATCGCCAGCGTCTGGGCGCCGCGTCTGGGCATCCCGCAGACCTATTTCATGATCCTGATCATCGCGGTGATCGACAGCACCCGCGTTTACCGGCTGGCGCGGGCGGTCGGGCAGAATATCGTGGTGATGGATTACATCGAGGCGGCCAAGCTGCGCGGCGAAGGCATGGGATACCTGATGTTCCGCGAAATTCTGCCCAATGCCACCGCCCCTTTGCTGGCCGAATTCGGGCTGCGGTTCTGTTTCGTGTTCCTGACCATCGCGTCGCTGTCGTTTCTTGGCGTGGGGATCCAGCCGCCACTTGCCGATTGGGGCACCATGGTGCGCGATCTGGGCGGTTTCGTGAATTTTGCGCAATTCGCGCCGATGGTGGCAACCCCGCCGCTGCTGGCGGCCGGTGCGATTGCGCTTTTGGCGGTGGCGGTGAATTTCGTGGTGGATTGGATGCTGCACAAATCCTCGGGGTTGAAGGACTGA
- the nusA gene encoding transcription termination factor NusA — MAYTSANQLELLQTAEAVAREKNIEPGLVVEAMEESLARAAKSRYGAEMDIRVSIDRKTGRATFTRVRTVVEDDAVENYQAEFTVAQAKDYMTDPKVGDEFSEEVPPVELGRIAAQSAKQVILQKVREAERDKQYEEFKDRAGTIINALVKREEYGNVIVDVGSGEAVLRRNEKIGREAYRPNDRIRCYIKEVRREQRGPQIFLSRTAPEFMAELFKMEVPEIYEGVIEIKAVARDPGSRAKIAVISYDSSIDPVGACVGMRGSRVQAVVNELQGEKIDIIPWNEDMPTFLVNALQPAEVTKVVLDEEAGKIEVVVPDEQLSLAIGRRGQNVRLASQLTGLDIDILTEEEESKRRQAEFELRTKLFMDTLDLDEFFAQLLVAEGFTNLEEVAYVEQDELLVIEGVDEGTAGELQARARDYLEAQAKKAMDAAIATGVEQSLIDFEGLTPQMLEALGKDGVKTLEDFATCADWELAGGWTTVNGERVKDEGVLEPFDVSLEEAQTMVMTARVMLGWVDPDELNKDDTDETEEEEA, encoded by the coding sequence ATGGCCTATACGTCCGCAAACCAGCTGGAGCTTTTGCAAACCGCAGAGGCCGTGGCCCGCGAAAAGAACATCGAACCCGGTCTAGTGGTCGAAGCGATGGAAGAATCGCTCGCCCGTGCGGCCAAGTCGCGTTACGGCGCGGAAATGGACATTCGCGTGTCCATCGACCGCAAGACAGGCCGCGCGACATTCACCCGCGTGCGCACCGTGGTCGAGGATGATGCGGTCGAAAACTATCAGGCCGAATTCACCGTCGCACAGGCCAAGGATTACATGACCGACCCCAAGGTCGGCGATGAATTCAGCGAAGAAGTCCCCCCCGTTGAATTGGGCCGGATCGCCGCGCAATCGGCCAAGCAGGTGATCCTGCAAAAGGTCCGCGAAGCCGAGCGTGACAAGCAATATGAAGAATTCAAGGATCGCGCCGGCACGATCATCAACGCGCTGGTCAAGCGCGAGGAATACGGCAACGTCATCGTCGATGTCGGCTCGGGCGAGGCTGTGCTGCGCCGCAACGAAAAGATCGGCCGCGAGGCCTATCGCCCCAACGACCGTATCCGCTGCTATATCAAAGAGGTGCGCCGCGAACAGCGCGGGCCGCAGATTTTCCTGTCGCGCACAGCGCCTGAATTCATGGCCGAGCTGTTCAAGATGGAAGTCCCCGAAATCTACGAGGGCGTGATCGAGATCAAGGCCGTCGCCCGTGACCCCGGATCGCGCGCCAAGATCGCGGTGATCAGCTATGACAGCTCGATTGATCCGGTCGGTGCTTGTGTGGGTATGCGCGGCAGCCGTGTGCAGGCCGTGGTCAACGAATTGCAGGGCGAAAAGATCGACATCATTCCATGGAATGAAGATATGCCGACCTTCCTTGTGAATGCTTTGCAGCCTGCCGAGGTGACCAAGGTCGTTCTGGACGAAGAAGCCGGCAAGATCGAAGTCGTCGTGCCCGATGAACAGCTGTCGCTGGCGATTGGTCGCCGTGGTCAGAACGTGCGTCTGGCCAGCCAGTTGACCGGTCTTGATATCGACATCCTGACCGAAGAAGAAGAATCCAAGCGCCGTCAGGCCGAATTCGAACTGCGCACCAAGCTGTTCATGGATACGCTGGATCTGGACGAATTCTTTGCCCAGCTGCTGGTCGCCGAAGGCTTTACCAACCTCGAAGAGGTCGCCTATGTCGAACAGGACGAATTGCTGGTGATCGAAGGCGTCGATGAAGGCACCGCAGGCGAATTGCAGGCCCGTGCCCGCGATTACCTGGAGGCGCAGGCGAAAAAGGCGATGGATGCGGCGATCGCGACCGGAGTCGAGCAAAGCCTGATTGATTTCGAAGGCCTGACACCCCAGATGCTGGAAGCCTTGGGCAAGGATGGCGTCAAGACGCTGGAAGATTTCGCCACCTGTGCGGATTGGGAACTGGCCGGTGGCTGGACCACCGTCAACGGCGAACGCGTCAAGGACGAAGGCGTGCTGGAACCGTTCGATGTGTCGCTGGAAGAAGCGCAGACCATGGTCATGACCGCACGCGTCATGCTGGGCTGGGTTGATCCGGACGAGTTGAACAAAGACGACACTGACGAAACCGAGGAAGAGGAGGCCTGA
- the pip gene encoding prolyl aminopeptidase, which translates to MDKVVGQKRQGAHLYPPVDPFDQRVLDVGDGHRLYVEQCGNPDGIAVVVLHGGPGGGCSPAMRRYFDPAIFRIVLFDQRGCGKSRPHASVTANTTWHLVADIEQIRQALGIDRWIVFGGSWGATLALIYAQAHPDRVAALTLRGVFLMTQPELDWFYGGGAGKFWPDLWARFAGMIPEDEHGDLIAAYHRRLFSGDLPLETRYARAWASWENALAAMDSDGLTGESPADYARAFARLENHYFHNAGFLSADQQILHPAQMAKIAGIPGIIVQGRYDMICPPVSAYKLAQAWPKARLVMIGRAGHALSEPGISAELVRSMDMLGTQRVNLGL; encoded by the coding sequence ATGGACAAAGTCGTAGGACAAAAGCGCCAGGGTGCCCACCTTTATCCCCCCGTCGATCCTTTTGATCAGCGGGTGCTGGATGTCGGCGACGGGCACCGGCTTTATGTTGAACAATGCGGCAATCCGGACGGTATTGCGGTTGTCGTGCTGCATGGCGGGCCGGGTGGCGGCTGTAGCCCCGCGATGCGCCGTTACTTTGACCCGGCGATTTTTCGCATCGTGCTGTTTGATCAGCGCGGCTGTGGCAAATCGCGCCCGCATGCCAGCGTGACCGCGAATACGACGTGGCACCTTGTCGCCGATATCGAACAGATCCGGCAGGCCCTGGGCATTGATCGCTGGATCGTTTTTGGCGGATCATGGGGGGCGACGCTGGCCTTGATCTATGCCCAGGCGCATCCGGACCGGGTGGCCGCGCTGACCCTGCGGGGTGTCTTCTTGATGACCCAGCCAGAGCTGGATTGGTTCTATGGCGGTGGCGCGGGCAAATTCTGGCCCGATCTTTGGGCGCGCTTTGCCGGCATGATCCCCGAGGATGAACATGGCGATCTGATCGCTGCCTATCACCGCAGGTTGTTTTCCGGCGATCTGCCGCTGGAAACCCGCTATGCCCGCGCCTGGGCGTCATGGGAAAACGCGCTGGCCGCGATGGATAGCGACGGGCTGACCGGCGAAAGCCCTGCCGATTACGCCCGCGCCTTTGCCCGGCTGGAAAATCATTATTTTCACAATGCCGGTTTTCTGTCGGCGGATCAGCAAATTCTGCATCCCGCGCAAATGGCAAAGATCGCAGGCATTCCCGGCATCATCGTGCAGGGACGCTATGACATGATCTGTCCGCCCGTTTCGGCCTATAAATTGGCGCAAGCCTGGCCCAAGGCGCGGCTGGTCATGATCGGCCGTGCGGGGCATGCGCTGTCCGAACCGGGCATCAGCGCGGAACTTGTGCGCAGCATGGATATGCTGGGGACGCAGCGGGTCAACCTGGGGCTTTGA
- a CDS encoding carbon-nitrogen hydrolase family protein, with the protein MKAGLVQLCAGDDPVANLAATRDLITQAAAQGAGFVLTPEVTNCVSQDRAHQRDVLQHEEDDITLAGLRATARDLGIWLSIGSLALKTGDADGRFANRSFLIDPTGAIMARYDKIHMFDVDVSATETFRESAGYRPGDKAVLAQTSFGTLGLTICYDIRFPSLHRALAQAGADILLVPAAFSPVTGAAHWEPLLRARAIETGCYVLAAAQTGDHPISRGKPRQTHGHSMAISPWGEVLVDMGAKTGIAIVDLDLAKVARSRQRIPALTHDRSFKGP; encoded by the coding sequence ATGAAGGCGGGGCTGGTCCAGCTTTGCGCGGGCGATGATCCTGTCGCCAATCTGGCCGCCACGCGTGACCTGATCACACAGGCGGCGGCGCAGGGCGCGGGTTTCGTGCTGACACCCGAGGTCACGAATTGCGTCTCGCAGGACCGGGCACATCAGCGCGACGTGCTGCAACATGAAGAGGATGACATCACCCTTGCGGGCTTGCGCGCCACGGCACGGGATCTGGGCATCTGGCTGTCGATCGGATCGCTGGCGCTTAAGACGGGCGATGCAGATGGTCGTTTTGCGAACCGGTCATTCCTGATCGACCCGACAGGTGCGATCATGGCCCGCTATGACAAGATCCATATGTTCGACGTGGATGTCTCGGCCACCGAAACCTTTCGCGAATCAGCTGGTTACCGGCCCGGCGACAAGGCCGTGCTGGCCCAGACCTCGTTCGGCACGCTTGGCCTGACGATCTGCTATGATATCCGTTTCCCCTCTTTGCACCGCGCGCTGGCCCAGGCCGGGGCCGATATCCTGCTGGTGCCTGCGGCCTTTTCGCCCGTCACCGGGGCGGCGCATTGGGAACCTTTGCTGCGCGCCCGCGCCATCGAAACCGGCTGCTATGTGCTTGCCGCCGCGCAGACGGGCGACCATCCGATCAGCCGGGGCAAGCCGCGCCAGACCCATGGCCACAGCATGGCGATTTCCCCCTGGGGCGAGGTTTTGGTCGATATGGGCGCCAAAACCGGCATCGCCATTGTTGATCTTGACCTCGCGAAAGTGGCAAGGTCGCGCCAGCGCATTCCGGCGCTGACCCATGATCGCTCTTTCAAAGGTCCCTGA
- the rimP gene encoding ribosome maturation factor RimP — MNDLIAKAAIDRRIAEIITPVVEDMGFEVVRVRLMTGKESTLQIMVQRPDGTIEVDECAQISTAISAVLDVEDPIVDVYTLEVSSPGIDRPLTRLKDFDQWQGFEAKVETEELIDGRRRFKGELAGINGDDEVLITIDEGTIGLKFAWLSDAKLVLTDDLIRDVLRGRKDAGQIDETQFDEIETIIDGEENT, encoded by the coding sequence ATGAATGACCTGATCGCCAAGGCGGCCATCGACCGCCGGATCGCAGAGATCATCACCCCCGTCGTCGAGGACATGGGGTTCGAGGTCGTGCGCGTCCGGTTGATGACCGGCAAGGAAAGCACCCTGCAAATCATGGTGCAACGCCCCGATGGCACCATCGAGGTGGATGAATGCGCGCAGATTTCGACCGCCATCAGCGCCGTGCTGGATGTCGAGGACCCGATCGTCGATGTCTATACGCTCGAAGTTTCCAGCCCCGGCATCGACCGCCCGCTGACGCGGCTTAAGGATTTTGACCAATGGCAGGGCTTTGAAGCCAAGGTCGAGACCGAGGAATTGATCGACGGCCGCCGCCGGTTCAAGGGCGAATTGGCCGGGATCAATGGCGATGACGAGGTGCTGATCACCATCGACGAAGGCACCATCGGCTTGAAATTTGCGTGGCTATCCGACGCCAAGCTTGTGCTGACCGATGATCTGATCCGTGACGTATTGCGCGGGCGCAAGGATGCGGGCCAGATCGACGAAACCCAATTTGACGAAATTGAAACCATCATTGATGGCGAGGAGAACACCTGA
- the grxC gene encoding glutaredoxin 3, with product MRHVEIYTKPTCGYCHMAKRVLSAKGVSFTEVNITAQPEKRAEMIQRAKGSSTVPQIFIGDQHLGGCDDLMTLDRQGKLDALLSA from the coding sequence ATGCGACACGTCGAGATCTATACAAAACCCACCTGCGGTTACTGCCATATGGCCAAGCGGGTTCTTAGCGCCAAAGGCGTCAGTTTCACCGAGGTGAATATCACCGCCCAGCCCGAAAAACGCGCCGAGATGATCCAGCGCGCCAAAGGCAGCAGCACCGTGCCGCAGATCTTCATCGGGGATCAGCATCTGGGCGGCTGCGATGATCTGATGACATTGGACCGGCAAGGCAAGCTCGACGCGCTTTTGTCGGCATGA
- a CDS encoding ABC transporter permease, which yields MGNVLTIILQRLALGLLTLLVVSVLIFVAVNLLPGDFAQSILGQGATPESVAAIRRDLGLDQPMVTRYFSWLGGALQGDFGSSFAQASFANFTGSDSGAGSVAQQIGPRFANTMFLAAVSAAIAVPFAIVLGVLAALYRNSVFDRATNIFTLSSISSPEFFLAYVLILFLAVLNPILPAVSNIFADMSFSERLEKTLLPALTLTLVVTAHMMRMTRAAIINLLSSPYIEMARLKGLSPLRVIVRHALPNALAPIINVVAINLAYLITGVVVVEVVFVYPGIGQLFVDSVKFRDIPVVQACCLIFAAAYILLNLTADIMSILSNPRLRHPK from the coding sequence TTGGGCAATGTCCTGACAATCATTCTACAACGGCTGGCACTTGGACTTTTGACGCTTCTGGTTGTGTCGGTTCTGATCTTTGTCGCAGTGAACCTTTTGCCCGGTGACTTTGCGCAATCCATCCTGGGCCAGGGCGCGACACCCGAATCCGTCGCCGCGATCCGCCGCGACCTGGGCTTGGACCAGCCGATGGTGACGCGGTATTTCAGCTGGCTTGGCGGTGCTTTGCAGGGCGATTTCGGGTCGAGTTTCGCGCAGGCGAGCTTTGCCAATTTCACCGGCTCTGATTCAGGTGCAGGCAGCGTTGCGCAACAGATCGGCCCGCGTTTCGCCAATACGATGTTCCTGGCCGCCGTCAGTGCCGCCATCGCCGTGCCTTTCGCCATCGTGCTGGGCGTGCTGGCTGCTCTTTACCGCAATTCGGTCTTTGATCGTGCCACCAACATCTTCACCCTGTCATCAATTTCCAGCCCCGAGTTTTTTCTGGCCTATGTGCTGATCCTGTTCTTGGCGGTGCTGAACCCGATCCTGCCTGCCGTGTCCAACATCTTTGCGGATATGTCCTTCAGCGAAAGGCTGGAAAAGACGCTGCTGCCTGCGCTGACGCTGACGCTGGTGGTGACGGCCCATATGATGCGGATGACGCGGGCGGCGATCATCAACCTGCTATCGTCACCCTATATCGAGATGGCGCGGCTGAAAGGCTTGTCGCCCTTGCGCGTGATCGTGCGTCATGCGCTGCCCAATGCGCTGGCGCCGATCATCAATGTCGTGGCGATCAACCTGGCCTATCTGATCACTGGCGTTGTCGTGGTCGAGGTCGTTTTCGTCTATCCCGGCATCGGGCAGCTGTTCGTGGATAGCGTGAAATTCCGCGATATCCCCGTGGTGCAGGCCTGCTGCCTGATCTTTGCGGCGGCCTATATCCTGCTGAACCTGACAGCCGATATCATGTCGATCCTGTCCAACCCGCGGCTGAGGCATCCCAAATGA